In the genome of Streptomyces racemochromogenes, one region contains:
- a CDS encoding AMP-binding protein, protein MSLEPPYPALPLDALWEGPGIGTAAPDGPPGPWHLPWDRLTPAEAAEAREGLAGRAYEFQASDAATGDPVRRIFTGDLLRADAERTARLLTPYAPEAIVAFAPPRHVYGAAAGVFLPAVTGLPVWFWPAGDCPPPAVPARRIAVVAIPAAFRALARHPRWTASFEQLTFLHGGAELPPEARRFATDPRAALIELLGSTETGSVAHRTGWDPAGPWTLLDDVAFAAPRTGAEGPLTVTGPRLSALPDGSRPDRHEMDDVVRRLGDRLFLRLGRRAQLVRVNGVRYDLGAIAARLRAALPGADVACVRVPGPAGPPHEEAYDVLVAGGGPLTADGVRAAARGLGAEPRLVRLVDRIPRGPLGKPLPAQLNPPD, encoded by the coding sequence ATGTCCCTCGAACCGCCGTACCCCGCACTGCCCCTCGACGCCCTCTGGGAGGGCCCCGGCATCGGCACCGCCGCCCCCGACGGGCCGCCGGGCCCCTGGCACCTGCCGTGGGACCGGCTCACGCCCGCCGAAGCCGCCGAGGCCCGGGAGGGGCTCGCCGGCCGGGCGTACGAGTTCCAGGCCTCCGACGCCGCCACCGGCGACCCCGTCCGGCGGATCTTCACCGGCGACCTGCTGCGCGCCGACGCCGAACGGACCGCCCGCCTGCTCACCCCGTACGCGCCCGAGGCGATCGTCGCCTTCGCCCCGCCCCGGCACGTCTACGGGGCCGCCGCCGGCGTGTTCCTCCCCGCCGTGACCGGGCTGCCCGTGTGGTTCTGGCCCGCCGGCGACTGCCCGCCGCCAGCCGTGCCCGCCCGGCGGATCGCCGTCGTCGCCATCCCCGCCGCCTTCCGCGCCCTCGCCCGCCACCCCCGCTGGACCGCCTCCTTCGAACAGCTCACGTTCCTGCACGGCGGCGCCGAACTCCCGCCGGAGGCACGCCGGTTCGCGACCGACCCGCGCGCCGCGCTGATCGAGCTGCTCGGCTCCACCGAGACCGGATCCGTCGCCCACCGCACCGGCTGGGACCCCGCCGGACCCTGGACGCTGCTCGACGACGTCGCCTTCGCCGCCCCCCGCACCGGCGCCGAGGGCCCCCTCACCGTCACCGGGCCCCGGCTGTCCGCGCTGCCCGACGGCAGCCGGCCCGACCGGCACGAGATGGACGACGTGGTCCGCCGCCTCGGCGACCGGCTGTTCCTGCGCCTCGGCCGCCGTGCCCAGCTGGTACGCGTCAACGGCGTCCGGTACGACCTGGGCGCCATCGCCGCCCGGCTGCGCGCCGCGCTCCCCGGCGCCGACGTGGCCTGCGTACGGGTCCCCGGCCCGGCCGGCCCGCCGCACGAGGAGGCGTACGACGTGCTCGTCGCCGGAGGCGGACCCCTGACGGCGGACGGCGTACGGGCCGCCGCGCGCGGCCTCGGCGCCGAACCCCGCCTGGTGCGCCTCGTGGACCGGATCCCGCGCGGTCCCCTCGGCAAGCCCCTGCCCGCGCAGCTCAACCCGCCCGACTGA
- a CDS encoding MFS transporter, producing MSTVNPRRWWALGVLAAAQFMVIMDTSIIGVALPEMQKDLGFSQGELQWVFNAYVIVFGGLLLLGGRLSDLFGARRIFATGWVVMIAGSVLAAAAQSASVEIAGRAVQGVGGALIAPSAMTLLMMLFGHDPRELGKAMALYGAAAPAGGTAGVFLGGVFTEWVSWPWVFIIYVPIGVATLAATGLLPAVQARRGSVDVLGAAAVTAGLALAVFAVVRAPETGWGATATVLELVGAAVLLALFFVIQRTVREPLMPLSVWRIPRLGSANLAMTLLGAAWIPMWYFLNLYLQQVLDYGAFASGAALLPMTVLLMIFMTAITARLMGRFGAKPLIVAGLFALAAGLVWLSAVEPTGTFLVDVLPASLVAALGMALAYIPAMMAAMSGAPQEQAGLASGIVNTTYNVGSALGLAALTALATTQGAGELGNLPALTDGFSAAFIGAAVIAAAGAVITLFAMKGDGPAAAAAAPAADAPASRSETAGV from the coding sequence ATGTCAACCGTCAATCCCCGGCGCTGGTGGGCACTTGGCGTGCTTGCCGCCGCTCAGTTCATGGTCATCATGGACACCTCGATCATCGGGGTCGCGCTCCCCGAGATGCAGAAGGACCTGGGCTTCTCCCAGGGCGAGCTCCAGTGGGTCTTCAACGCCTACGTCATCGTCTTCGGCGGGTTACTGCTGCTCGGCGGGCGGCTCTCCGACCTGTTCGGCGCCCGCAGGATCTTCGCCACCGGCTGGGTGGTCATGATCGCGGGCTCGGTGCTCGCCGCCGCCGCGCAGAGCGCCTCGGTGGAGATCGCCGGCCGGGCCGTCCAGGGAGTCGGCGGCGCGCTGATCGCGCCCTCGGCGATGACGCTGCTCATGATGCTCTTCGGGCACGACCCCAGGGAGCTGGGCAAGGCGATGGCCCTCTACGGCGCCGCCGCCCCCGCCGGCGGTACGGCCGGCGTGTTCCTCGGCGGCGTGTTCACCGAATGGGTCAGCTGGCCGTGGGTCTTCATCATCTACGTCCCGATCGGCGTCGCCACCCTCGCCGCGACCGGGCTGCTGCCCGCCGTCCAGGCCCGCCGCGGCTCCGTCGACGTCCTGGGCGCCGCCGCCGTCACCGCCGGGCTCGCGCTCGCCGTGTTCGCCGTCGTCCGGGCCCCCGAAACCGGCTGGGGCGCCACCGCCACCGTACTGGAGCTCGTCGGCGCGGCCGTCCTGCTCGCCCTCTTCTTCGTGATCCAGCGGACCGTCCGCGAGCCGCTCATGCCGCTCAGCGTGTGGCGGATCCCGCGCCTGGGCTCGGCCAACCTCGCGATGACGCTGCTCGGCGCCGCCTGGATCCCGATGTGGTACTTCCTCAACCTGTACCTCCAGCAGGTGCTGGACTACGGCGCCTTCGCCTCCGGCGCGGCGCTGCTCCCCATGACGGTGCTGCTGATGATCTTCATGACGGCCATCACCGCCCGCCTCATGGGCCGCTTCGGGGCCAAGCCGCTGATCGTCGCCGGTCTGTTCGCCCTCGCCGCCGGGCTGGTCTGGCTGTCGGCCGTCGAGCCGACCGGCACCTTCCTCGTCGACGTCCTGCCCGCCTCGCTCGTCGCCGCGCTCGGCATGGCGCTCGCGTACATCCCGGCGATGATGGCCGCCATGTCCGGTGCCCCGCAGGAGCAGGCCGGCCTCGCCTCCGGCATCGTCAACACCACCTACAACGTGGGCTCCGCCCTCGGCCTGGCCGCGCTGACCGCGCTCGCCACCACCCAGGGCGCCGGAGAGCTGGGCAACCTGCCCGCCCTCACCGACGGGTTCAGCGCCGCCTTCATCGGCGCCGCGGTCATCGCCGCCGCTGGCGCGGTGATCACCCTGTTCGCGATGAAGGGCGACGGGCCCGCGGCCGCGGCCGCCGCTCCCGCCGCCGACGCCCCGGCGTCGCGCAGCGAGACGGCGGGGGTGTGA
- a CDS encoding O-methyltransferase, giving the protein MNPQPEDVKTVPLTPEVYAYLLAQAEPQTGVQRRLVERTRALGDRSVMQIPHEQGVLLTLLAKLTGARRVVEVGTFTGYSTLALAAGLLPGGRVLTCDVSQEWTAIAQEAWKEAGVADRIELRLAPALDTLRALPAEPVLDLVFLDADKGGYRDYWEELVPRVRPGGLLLADNALFGGAAADPAARGNGLAVREFNAHVRADDRVESVLLPIADGLLFARKL; this is encoded by the coding sequence GTGAACCCGCAGCCCGAAGACGTGAAGACGGTCCCCCTCACCCCCGAGGTGTACGCGTACCTGCTCGCCCAGGCCGAGCCGCAGACCGGGGTGCAGCGACGGCTCGTCGAGCGCACCCGCGCCCTCGGCGACCGGTCCGTGATGCAGATCCCGCACGAGCAGGGCGTCCTCCTCACCCTCCTCGCGAAGCTGACCGGAGCCCGCCGCGTCGTGGAGGTCGGCACCTTCACCGGCTACTCCACCCTCGCCCTCGCCGCCGGACTGCTCCCCGGCGGACGGGTCCTCACCTGCGACGTCTCGCAGGAGTGGACCGCGATCGCGCAAGAGGCCTGGAAGGAGGCCGGGGTCGCCGACCGGATCGAGCTGAGGCTCGCGCCCGCCCTGGACACCCTGCGCGCCCTGCCCGCCGAACCCGTCCTCGACCTCGTCTTCCTGGACGCCGACAAGGGCGGCTACCGGGACTACTGGGAGGAACTGGTGCCCCGCGTACGCCCCGGCGGCCTGCTCCTCGCCGACAACGCGCTCTTCGGCGGCGCCGCCGCGGACCCCGCCGCGCGGGGCAACGGGCTGGCCGTGCGCGAGTTCAACGCCCACGTCCGCGCCGACGACCGGGTGGAGTCCGTGCTCCTCCCGATCGCGGACGGGCTGCTGTTCGCGCGCAAGCTCTGA
- a CDS encoding AAA family ATPase, with the protein MEAQAVAKDWWLYRGAGPGEERRTRLEAGPPPPWRDFTGEPDPAYAPPGCSGEAWERTRRRGEGYVPDEAEKDVVNTALHLRRPLLITGKPGVGKSTLAYSIATDLALGPVLHWPITSRTVLRDGLYLYDAIGRLQEAGLEQVRVPGARLPDPAEQPAAVPSIARYLRLGPLGTALLPQHGPRVLLIDEIDKSDIDLPGDLLTVFEDGGFVIPELARLAKEEPTVAIGTDDDPDAGVAVTQGRVQCRHFPVVILTSNGERDFPPAFLRRCVRLHLDAPGPEKLARIVRGRLGVDITGEDAAEYQDLVRSFLERAEDGDLATDQLLNAIQLRLAGAWSAPADRDRFLATVMQHLTGPTA; encoded by the coding sequence ATGGAGGCACAGGCAGTGGCGAAGGACTGGTGGCTGTACCGGGGCGCGGGCCCCGGCGAGGAGCGCCGCACCCGGCTGGAAGCCGGACCACCGCCGCCCTGGCGGGACTTCACCGGCGAACCAGACCCCGCCTACGCGCCGCCCGGCTGCTCCGGCGAGGCCTGGGAACGCACCCGCAGGCGCGGCGAGGGCTACGTCCCCGACGAGGCGGAGAAGGACGTGGTCAACACCGCCCTGCACCTGCGCCGGCCGCTGCTGATCACCGGGAAGCCCGGCGTCGGCAAGTCCACCCTCGCCTACAGCATCGCCACCGACCTGGCCCTGGGCCCCGTACTGCACTGGCCGATCACCAGCCGCACCGTGCTGCGCGACGGCCTCTACCTCTACGACGCCATCGGCCGGCTCCAGGAGGCCGGCCTGGAACAGGTCCGCGTCCCCGGCGCCCGGCTCCCGGACCCGGCGGAGCAGCCGGCCGCCGTGCCCTCCATCGCCCGCTACCTGCGCCTCGGCCCGCTCGGCACCGCCCTCCTCCCGCAGCACGGCCCCCGCGTCCTGCTCATCGACGAGATCGACAAGAGCGACATCGACCTGCCCGGCGACCTCCTCACCGTCTTCGAGGACGGCGGCTTCGTCATCCCCGAACTGGCCCGCCTCGCCAAGGAGGAACCCACCGTCGCCATCGGCACCGACGACGACCCCGACGCCGGCGTGGCCGTCACCCAGGGCCGCGTGCAGTGCCGCCACTTCCCCGTCGTCATCCTCACCAGCAACGGCGAACGCGACTTCCCGCCCGCCTTCCTGCGCCGCTGCGTCCGCCTCCACCTGGACGCGCCCGGACCCGAGAAACTCGCCCGCATCGTGCGCGGCCGGCTCGGCGTCGACATCACCGGCGAGGACGCCGCCGAGTACCAGGACCTCGTACGCAGCTTCCTCGAACGCGCCGAGGACGGCGACCTGGCCACCGACCAGCTCCTGAACGCCATCCAGCTACGCCTGGCCGGAGCCTGGTCGGCGCCCGCCGACCGGGACCGTTTCCTCGCCACCGTCATGCAGCACCTCACCGGGCCCACCGCGTGA
- the fusA gene encoding elongation factor G, whose amino-acid sequence MRTDHRHTNVTTAAVRNLGILAHVDAGKTTVTERILFATGAIHKRGEVHDGTTVTDYDPQERDRGITIFAAAVSCAWDGHRVNLIDTPGHVDFADEVERSLRVLDGAVAVFDAVAGVEPQSESVWRQADRHGVPRIAFVNKLDRAGADLDAAVGSIRERLGAVPLAVQLPVGREDGFTGVVDLLRMRALLWGAGDGSYEELPVPGPLLEEARRRRRLLEETVAGLHAEALEEFCAGDGLGEATLARALRELTLAGDAVVVLCGSAYRNRGIEPLLDAVVAYLPAPGDMPPVRERAADPAEPLAALAFKVTATATGRLTYLRVYAGTLRKGDSVLDPATGRTERVGRILRVQADRHEEREEAVAGDIVAVVGLKSARAGTSLCAPEAPLLLEPPVVADPVVSVAVEAGRGTDTGRLASALARLAEEDPSLVVRTDAETGQTVLSGLGELHLEVAVEKVRRLHGVEVVVGRPRVSYRETVVRGVTGFVYRHVKQDGGAGQFAHVVLDVEPLEEPGFEFRSAVTGGRVPQEYARAVEAGCRDALAEGPLGGHPVTGVRVVLTDGATHSKDSSEMAFRAAGRFALRDALRASGLELLEPVAEVTVTVPDDGVGAVLGDLAARRGRVTGSAGQAGTTVVTATVPLAELFGYASRLRGRTQGRGSFTSRPAGLAPVPAGVAATLTAR is encoded by the coding sequence ATGCGCACCGATCACCGTCACACCAACGTCACCACCGCCGCCGTGCGGAACCTCGGCATCCTCGCCCACGTCGACGCCGGCAAGACCACCGTCACCGAGCGGATCCTCTTCGCCACCGGCGCCATCCACAAGCGGGGCGAGGTCCACGACGGCACCACCGTCACCGACTACGACCCCCAGGAACGCGACCGCGGCATCACCATCTTCGCGGCGGCCGTCAGCTGCGCCTGGGACGGCCACCGGGTCAACCTGATCGACACGCCGGGCCACGTGGACTTCGCCGACGAGGTCGAGCGCTCCCTGCGGGTGCTCGACGGCGCGGTCGCGGTCTTCGACGCCGTCGCCGGCGTGGAGCCGCAGAGCGAGTCGGTGTGGCGCCAGGCCGACCGGCACGGCGTGCCGAGGATCGCGTTCGTCAACAAGCTGGACCGGGCGGGCGCCGACCTCGACGCCGCCGTCGGCTCCATCAGGGAGCGGCTCGGCGCGGTCCCCCTGGCCGTGCAGCTGCCGGTCGGCCGGGAGGACGGTTTCACCGGCGTCGTCGACCTGCTGCGGATGCGCGCGCTGCTCTGGGGCGCGGGCGACGGCTCGTACGAGGAACTGCCGGTGCCCGGGCCGCTGCTGGAGGAGGCCCGGCGCAGGCGCCGGCTGCTGGAGGAGACGGTGGCCGGACTTCACGCGGAGGCCCTGGAGGAGTTCTGCGCCGGCGACGGACTGGGCGAGGCGACCCTGGCCCGTGCCCTGCGCGAGCTGACCCTCGCCGGGGACGCGGTGGTCGTGCTGTGCGGTTCGGCGTACCGCAACCGGGGCATCGAGCCGCTGCTCGACGCCGTGGTGGCGTACCTGCCCGCACCGGGGGACATGCCGCCGGTGCGGGAGCGGGCCGCCGACCCGGCGGAGCCGCTGGCCGCGCTCGCCTTCAAGGTGACGGCGACGGCGACCGGCCGGCTCACCTATCTGCGGGTCTACGCGGGAACCCTGCGCAAGGGGGACTCCGTACTGGATCCGGCGACGGGCCGGACGGAACGCGTCGGGCGGATCCTGCGGGTGCAGGCCGACCGGCACGAGGAGCGGGAGGAGGCGGTGGCCGGTGACATCGTCGCCGTCGTCGGGCTGAAGTCGGCGCGGGCGGGGACGAGCCTGTGCGCGCCGGAGGCGCCCCTGCTGCTCGAACCGCCCGTGGTGGCGGACCCGGTGGTGTCGGTCGCGGTCGAGGCGGGCCGGGGTACGGACACCGGGCGGCTGGCCTCCGCGCTGGCCCGGCTCGCCGAGGAGGACCCCTCCCTGGTGGTGCGGACCGACGCGGAGACCGGGCAGACCGTGCTGTCCGGGCTGGGCGAGCTGCACCTGGAGGTGGCGGTGGAGAAGGTGCGCCGTCTGCACGGGGTGGAGGTCGTGGTGGGCCGGCCGCGGGTCTCCTACCGGGAGACCGTGGTGCGCGGGGTGACCGGATTCGTGTACCGGCACGTCAAACAGGACGGCGGCGCGGGCCAGTTCGCGCACGTCGTGCTCGACGTGGAGCCGTTGGAGGAGCCCGGTTTCGAGTTCCGTTCGGCGGTGACGGGCGGGCGGGTTCCGCAGGAGTACGCGCGGGCCGTGGAGGCCGGCTGCCGTGACGCCCTCGCCGAGGGTCCGCTCGGCGGGCATCCGGTGACGGGCGTGCGGGTGGTCCTGACCGACGGGGCGACGCACTCCAAGGACTCCTCGGAGATGGCGTTCCGCGCGGCGGGCCGGTTCGCGCTGCGCGACGCCCTGCGCGCCTCGGGGCTGGAGCTGCTGGAGCCGGTCGCGGAGGTCACGGTGACGGTTCCGGACGACGGTGTCGGCGCGGTCCTCGGGGACCTGGCCGCCCGCCGCGGCCGGGTCACGGGCTCGGCCGGGCAGGCCGGGACCACCGTGGTCACGGCGACGGTGCCGCTGGCCGAGCTGTTCGGGTACGCGTCCCGGCTGCGCGGCCGTACGCAGGGCCGGGGGTCCTTCACCAGCCGCCCGGCGGGTCTGGCGCCCGTTCCGGCGGGGGTGGCGGCGACCCTGACGGCCCGCTAG
- a CDS encoding pentapeptide repeat-containing protein produces the protein MIERLLAAFAEGAEDGAAPRTAVGPEEIADILWLAARVDPAAAASPDGGLRPPGPEGPDGTAEPPPHPDGPASGAGRAGPDAAGAVQLFPAVRARPERPAEPAADAPARRGVPLRLPRTASLDDPLALMRSLRPVGRRAIGGPGEELDEQLTVERSIEAMVPTPVLRPAESRWLDLALVVDAHPSMLLWSDLVDELRGVFTRSGVFRDVRTWQLTGTAPGDTPMLARGRGGPPRNPLELADPAGRRLILLVSDTVAGGWQETPLLRVLRHWSAHNAVAVLNVLPERLWTRGAVRPVPFAVRSDRPAAATRSWQRVPAARRARGGGPVVPVVGLASGSLARLVRTVSGDGRWRRLACLRLDAAPAPGTAPPRRAATALEAVERFRASASPTAQQLAAHLAAVPLTLPVMTLVRRSLLRDSEHGHLAEVALGGLFAPWEGQQRPEDAEFDFLPGVRDVLLGSQLRGDVAAVRELVRRRVWEFMYRHRGTGPDFSATRVTTGAEGRRRVPAESLPFAERPGPGPGVGEGVVRVRFEPLAEPREVGTLLTPRLVLTAADAASPRDTVAWAGTPDGREAACRPVWWDDASPRVLLLESEEALADPEVFTPPVWQTLAPGGEATVVVRGYADDHDWQSAAGGVRISSRVRNAEIIEVSPEAQDWIHFRGSPVHSPQGGLIGVVHTVRPDRMVFLVAEALLAQDGFQEALGERGYRTGVTLAMRVGGDSRTSAELGAILLREMAEARVAGGLQRGLRFSLSGPGAYSGAGFVLAALPRALARLGDGEPEGLRPPLAVALATGEAGGTAEDPDRILDSSVIRDLLASGGPGHARRLVVAVSPLLYEELHELLGPLALRPLEQPGEEAGGWVLVGDSDLLAELLADAETYRQAELVWPRCVFRAPDAVPAGCTGVRVPGHVYCLAHLSRPDQDTYLRTLRPGSVVDFRGTVFADGLLGRMLDAVRDPGTGRVRLGSAAFARATFEDGWVEAGAAFLGDVDFSRAVFAGAAGFASAVFAGDAHFDRAVFEQPAGFERATFEGAAAFERAVFRKAARFGGVAWRCGVSFQRAVMEDEAQLSDMTVEQGADFARAVFKGRMALGESVFRESVSFARAVCEGPLSASGTRFEATSDFEYLSCEGEAVFRNARFDGVASFGHASFQGLAGFDTNRFKDPVLFAGTLFRGPVLVKNTLCAGGVSFDGAVFEGMFQWVDSKTETAGASFGGTLFRGPVRFLGGEFLSDIGFDGSVFEGPFTIEEADFHTGLSLSGVIFHGPVALTGVTLPEPVELPAGWTATESDGVWEITSPQRPESGDA, from the coding sequence GTGATCGAGAGGCTGCTCGCCGCCTTCGCCGAAGGCGCCGAGGACGGTGCCGCGCCCCGCACCGCCGTCGGCCCCGAGGAGATCGCCGACATCCTCTGGCTGGCCGCCCGCGTGGACCCGGCCGCCGCCGCGTCCCCGGACGGCGGGTTGCGTCCGCCCGGCCCCGAGGGACCCGACGGGACCGCGGAGCCGCCCCCACACCCCGACGGGCCCGCATCCGGTGCCGGGCGGGCCGGCCCGGACGCGGCCGGGGCCGTCCAGCTGTTCCCCGCCGTCCGCGCCCGGCCGGAGCGGCCCGCCGAGCCGGCGGCCGACGCGCCCGCGCGGCGCGGCGTACCGCTGCGGCTGCCCCGCACCGCCTCCCTCGACGACCCGCTCGCCCTGATGCGGTCGCTACGGCCCGTCGGACGCCGCGCCATCGGCGGCCCGGGGGAGGAGCTGGACGAGCAGCTCACCGTGGAACGCAGCATCGAGGCGATGGTCCCCACCCCGGTCCTGCGCCCCGCCGAGAGCCGCTGGCTCGACCTGGCCCTCGTCGTCGACGCCCACCCCTCGATGCTCCTGTGGAGCGACCTGGTGGACGAACTGCGCGGGGTGTTCACCCGCAGCGGGGTCTTCCGCGACGTCCGAACCTGGCAGCTCACCGGCACCGCCCCCGGCGACACCCCGATGCTCGCCCGGGGCCGCGGCGGCCCGCCCCGCAACCCGCTGGAACTCGCCGACCCCGCCGGGCGGCGGCTGATCCTGCTCGTCTCCGACACCGTCGCCGGGGGCTGGCAGGAGACCCCGCTGCTGCGCGTCCTGCGGCACTGGAGCGCCCACAACGCCGTGGCCGTGCTGAACGTACTGCCCGAACGGCTGTGGACCCGGGGCGCCGTGCGGCCCGTGCCCTTCGCCGTCCGCTCCGACCGGCCCGCCGCCGCCACCCGCTCCTGGCAGCGGGTGCCCGCCGCCCGGCGGGCGCGGGGCGGCGGGCCCGTCGTCCCCGTGGTGGGGCTCGCCTCCGGCAGCCTGGCCCGGCTCGTGCGGACGGTGTCCGGGGACGGGCGCTGGCGCCGCCTCGCCTGCCTGCGCCTGGACGCCGCCCCCGCCCCCGGCACGGCACCGCCGCGCCGGGCCGCCACCGCGCTGGAGGCGGTCGAACGGTTCCGGGCGAGCGCCTCCCCGACCGCCCAGCAGCTGGCCGCCCACCTGGCCGCCGTACCGCTGACGCTGCCCGTGATGACCCTCGTACGGCGCTCCCTGCTGCGCGACTCCGAGCACGGGCACCTGGCGGAGGTGGCCCTCGGGGGGCTCTTCGCCCCGTGGGAGGGGCAGCAGCGGCCGGAGGACGCGGAGTTCGACTTCCTGCCGGGGGTACGGGACGTGCTGCTCGGCTCCCAGCTGCGCGGGGACGTCGCCGCCGTACGGGAACTGGTGCGCCGCCGCGTCTGGGAGTTCATGTACCGCCACCGGGGCACGGGCCCCGACTTCTCCGCGACCCGGGTCACGACGGGGGCGGAGGGCCGCCGCCGGGTCCCGGCGGAATCCCTGCCGTTCGCCGAGCGGCCGGGCCCCGGTCCGGGGGTGGGCGAGGGAGTCGTACGGGTCCGCTTCGAACCCCTCGCCGAGCCGCGCGAGGTCGGCACCTTGCTGACCCCCCGCCTGGTGCTCACCGCCGCGGACGCGGCCAGCCCCCGGGACACCGTCGCCTGGGCCGGCACCCCCGACGGCAGGGAGGCCGCCTGCCGGCCCGTCTGGTGGGACGACGCGAGCCCGCGGGTACTGCTGCTGGAGAGCGAGGAGGCCCTGGCGGACCCGGAAGTCTTCACGCCGCCGGTCTGGCAGACGCTGGCCCCGGGAGGGGAGGCGACGGTGGTCGTCCGTGGCTACGCGGACGACCACGACTGGCAGTCCGCCGCAGGCGGCGTACGGATCAGCAGCCGCGTCCGCAACGCGGAGATCATCGAGGTCTCACCGGAGGCGCAGGACTGGATCCACTTCCGGGGCAGCCCCGTTCACTCCCCCCAGGGCGGGCTGATCGGTGTCGTGCACACCGTCCGGCCCGACCGGATGGTCTTCCTGGTGGCGGAGGCGCTGCTCGCGCAGGACGGGTTCCAGGAGGCGCTGGGCGAGCGGGGGTACCGGACCGGTGTCACCCTGGCGATGCGGGTCGGCGGGGACTCACGCACGTCCGCGGAGCTGGGCGCGATCCTGCTGCGGGAGATGGCCGAGGCCCGGGTGGCCGGGGGGTTGCAGCGCGGGCTGCGGTTCTCCCTGTCCGGGCCCGGTGCCTACAGCGGGGCCGGGTTCGTACTGGCGGCGTTGCCCCGAGCCCTGGCCCGTCTCGGCGACGGGGAGCCGGAAGGGCTGCGCCCGCCGCTCGCCGTGGCCCTGGCAACGGGGGAAGCCGGCGGCACGGCGGAGGATCCCGACCGGATCCTGGACAGCTCGGTGATCAGGGATCTGCTCGCGTCCGGGGGCCCCGGGCACGCACGACGCCTCGTGGTCGCGGTCTCCCCCCTGCTGTACGAGGAGCTCCACGAGCTCCTCGGCCCCCTGGCGTTGCGTCCCCTCGAGCAGCCGGGGGAGGAAGCCGGGGGATGGGTCCTCGTCGGGGACTCCGACCTGCTGGCAGAGCTGCTGGCCGACGCGGAGACGTACCGGCAGGCGGAGCTCGTCTGGCCCCGCTGCGTGTTCCGGGCCCCGGACGCCGTCCCCGCGGGCTGCACCGGTGTCAGGGTGCCCGGGCACGTCTATTGCCTGGCCCACCTGTCGCGCCCGGATCAGGACACCTATCTGCGGACCCTGCGGCCGGGCTCCGTCGTCGACTTCCGGGGGACGGTCTTCGCGGACGGCCTGCTGGGGCGGATGCTCGACGCGGTGCGGGACCCGGGGACGGGGCGGGTCAGGCTGGGGTCGGCGGCGTTCGCGAGGGCCACCTTCGAGGACGGCTGGGTGGAAGCGGGAGCCGCCTTCCTCGGGGACGTCGATTTCTCCCGCGCGGTGTTCGCGGGCGCGGCCGGTTTCGCCTCGGCGGTCTTCGCGGGAGACGCCCACTTCGACCGGGCCGTCTTCGAGCAACCGGCCGGCTTCGAGCGGGCCACCTTCGAGGGCGCGGCCGCCTTCGAGCGTGCGGTGTTCCGGAAGGCGGCGCGGTTCGGGGGGGTCGCCTGGCGTTGCGGAGTTTCCTTCCAGCGGGCCGTCATGGAGGACGAGGCGCAGCTGAGCGACATGACGGTGGAGCAGGGGGCGGACTTCGCCAGGGCGGTCTTCAAAGGCCGGATGGCGCTCGGCGAGTCCGTGTTCCGGGAGTCGGTGTCCTTCGCGCGGGCCGTGTGCGAGGGTCCGCTGTCCGCGAGCGGTACCCGCTTCGAGGCCACGTCGGACTTCGAGTACCTGAGCTGCGAGGGAGAGGCGGTCTTCCGCAACGCCCGCTTCGACGGCGTGGCTTCCTTCGGTCATGCCTCCTTCCAGGGCCTGGCGGGCTTCGACACGAACCGGTTCAAGGACCCCGTGCTCTTCGCGGGCACGCTCTTCCGGGGCCCGGTGCTGGTCAAGAACACCTTGTGTGCAGGAGGGGTTTCCTTCGACGGAGCCGTCTTCGAGGGCATGTTCCAGTGGGTCGATTCGAAGACGGAGACGGCGGGGGCCAGCTTCGGAGGCACCCTCTTCAGGGGCCCGGTGCGCTTCCTGGGGGGCGAGTTCCTCAGCGACATCGGCTTCGACGGGAGTGTCTTCGAGGGCCCCTTCACCATTGAGGAAGCCGACTTCCACACGGGGCTCTCCCTCAGCGGCGTCATCTTCCACGGCCCCGTCGCACTGACCGGGGTCACCCTCCCCGAGCCCGTCGAACTCCCCGCCGGCTGGACCGCGACCGAGTCGGACGGGGTGTGGGAGATCACGTCCCCCCAGCGTCCGGAATCCGGTGACGCCTGA
- a CDS encoding tyrosine-protein phosphatase → MTQATAAEGTRHIPFDRLHNFRDLGGYRSADGRAVRWGCLYRADSLGKLGGADWERFLRLGVRTVIDLRYPWEIEAKGRIPEPERFTYANLSIEHRPYDQAEIDPALDPWRYLADRFAEVAEDGVDEIRRAVELIADGPGPAVFHCTSGKDRTGLIAALVLTLLDVSEEQILADFALTELATERLTADWHAANPGRTMRWPSYGRAPATVMELVLADLTVRYGSPSAYLTEAVGITPQTTARLRERLLA, encoded by the coding sequence TTGACCCAGGCCACCGCCGCCGAAGGCACCCGGCACATCCCCTTCGACCGCCTCCACAACTTCCGCGACCTGGGCGGCTACCGCTCCGCCGACGGCCGGGCCGTCCGGTGGGGGTGCCTCTACCGGGCCGACTCCCTCGGGAAGCTGGGGGGCGCCGACTGGGAGCGGTTCCTCCGGCTCGGGGTCCGGACCGTGATCGACCTGCGCTACCCCTGGGAGATCGAGGCCAAGGGCCGGATACCGGAGCCGGAGCGGTTCACGTACGCCAACCTCAGCATCGAGCACCGCCCCTACGACCAGGCCGAGATCGACCCCGCGCTCGACCCCTGGCGCTACCTCGCCGACCGCTTCGCGGAGGTCGCCGAGGACGGCGTGGACGAGATCCGGCGGGCCGTCGAGCTGATCGCCGACGGCCCCGGCCCCGCCGTGTTCCACTGCACCTCCGGCAAGGACCGCACCGGCCTGATCGCCGCCCTGGTGCTGACCCTGCTCGACGTGTCCGAGGAGCAGATCCTGGCCGACTTCGCCCTCACCGAGCTGGCCACCGAGCGCCTCACCGCCGACTGGCACGCCGCCAACCCGGGCCGCACCATGCGCTGGCCCTCGTACGGCCGCGCCCCGGCCACCGTCATGGAGCTGGTCCTGGCCGACCTGACGGTCCGTTACGGGTCCCCGTCCGCCTATCTCACCGAGGCCGTCGGCATCACCCCGCAGACCACGGCCCGGCTGCGGGAGCGGCTGCTCGCCTGA